CAATACCAACGACGTAGTAAACACTGAAGTTTTTAGTAATTCGCATAGCTTGAGTTCGAGTTTAACGTTGTTTCGCGGTTTTATTCAGAAAAATCAAATTGCGTATTCACAATTTAAACACAAGGCGGCGCAATGGAGGACGGTTTATCATGAAGACGACCTCGCATTTAGCATTTTAACGGCTTATTATGATGTTGTTTATTTTCGTGGAATGGTTGAGATTGCCCGCGAGCAAATGGATTTATCCGAACAAATCCTGAAGAAAACAGAAACATATATAGAAACCGGGCTGAAAGCCCAGACCGATCTGGCAGAAATGCAGTCGACCTATGAAAAGGAAAAGTTGAATCTCATTCAGTCGGAAAACACAAAAGAAGAAGCAAAATTACGGCTTCGGCAGCAAATGAACTTGCCTGTCGGTGAATTAAACAGCATGCAAATTGGTATAGAAGAGCCTGTTGTTGCATCCGATTTATCGGTGGCAGCAGACTCTCTCTATGCTTCTTTTGTCGAGCTTTCGCCTTATGTGAAAATTGCTGAAGCGGAGTGGCATGCTACTGAAAAAGGGTTGGACATGGTTCGCGGGCAGTTCTTGCCCTCCATTTACTTCAACGCTTCAGTGAACAGTGGATACTATGAAACAAACCGGGATGCTGAAGGAAATACAATTTCCTATGCCGATCAATTTGACAACAATATGAGCCAGTATTTAGGAGCTTCAATTTC
This genomic stretch from uncultured Sunxiuqinia sp. harbors:
- a CDS encoding TolC family protein — protein: MKLIRIYLLLAGLVFLIGNVNAQDKWSLNECINYALEHNLDQHLLSLSEKSAKIDASQAKLNFLPSISASSSADLSFGRSVDPNTNDVVNTEVFSNSHSLSSSLTLFRGFIQKNQIAYSQFKHKAAQWRTVYHEDDLAFSILTAYYDVVYFRGMVEIAREQMDLSEQILKKTETYIETGLKAQTDLAEMQSTYEKEKLNLIQSENTKEEAKLRLRQQMNLPVGELNSMQIGIEEPVVASDLSVAADSLYASFVELSPYVKIAEAEWHATEKGLDMVRGQFLPSIYFNASVNSGYYETNRDAEGNTISYADQFDNNMSQYLGASISIPIFQKNQIRNEYRQAKLAEEQARIQLDSYRQTVYYELLNNARDLKALFREYIQTGKQVEADEQAYHVAQRKYEEGIIDVIELQTVKNRLAEAKSQNLRAQLQWRIKVRIVDFYKGIRFWEGSF